One genomic window of Onychomys torridus chromosome 19, mOncTor1.1, whole genome shotgun sequence includes the following:
- the Cd164 gene encoding sialomucin core protein 24 → MSGVSRRLLWAATCLAALCVAAAQQQNSSVPPNATEIVTTKPVPTTLTPTAPPETCESRNSCVSCVNTTINNTACFWLECQEANKTYCSSTFVSNCSLMNTTASCSVPTPTPVPTNSTAKPTTRPSSPTPTPSVVTSAGTTNTTLTPTSQPERKSTFDAASFIGGIVLVLGLQAVIFFLYKFCKSKERNYHTL, encoded by the exons ATGTCGGGTGTCTCCCGCCGACTGCTCTGGGCCGCCACCTGCCTGGCCGCGCTCTGCGTGGCGGCGGCGCAGCAACAGAACAGCAGCGTACCTCCCAACGCGACGGAGATCGTCACCACCAAGCCGGTGCCGACGACGCTCACGCCCACCGCGCCGCCAG AAACCTGTGAGAGCCGCAACAGCTGTGTTTCCTGTGTTAATACCACCATTAATAATACTGCCTGCTTTTGGTTAGAATGCCAAGAAG CAAATAAGACCTATTGTTCAAGTACATTCGTAAGTAATTGTAGCCTGATGAACACTACTGCCTCCTGTTCTG TGCCTACTCCCACTCCTGTGCCAACCAACTCTACAG CTAAACCCACAACTCGACCTTCCTCTCCTACACCTACTCCTTCAGTTGTCACGTCAG CAGGTACAACCAATACCACCCTGACCCCAACCTCACAGCCAGAGCGCAAGTCTACCTTCGACGCAGCCAGCTTCATTGGAGGAATCGTCCTTGTCTTGGGCCTGCAGGctgtcattttcttcctctatAAATTCTGCAAATCTAAAGAACGAAATTACCACACCTTGTAA